The following are encoded in a window of Pseudomonas sp. St316 genomic DNA:
- a CDS encoding ABC transporter substrate-binding protein, with translation MNTKPIRKILWRVAGCVTGLAMVATHPAQAADGGIAGGPTASYSIAFSNSYAGSDFRKVMVRNWQEIATQAQKDGLIREAPVVSANNSASEQAAHIQEMIVNGVNAIVILAASDTALNGVIRDACNAGIVVVVMASLVTERCVYTVDYNWSAMGRVEMDYIAGRLKGNGTLLEIRGIAGDATDKNISDGIRKAAGDYPGLKFAKTVYGNWTASVARKEVALALPSLPSIDAVATQGGDGYGAAMAFKAAGRPLPIIVMGNRQDELALWKQERDANGYETVSVSASPSVSQVGFWVAQQILAGKQVPKFVEVPLVRIDAKDLDTWLATMPVGGAANPLYSQASVAAMIDAGISNTAAPTPSPEVTKQ, from the coding sequence ATGAACACCAAGCCGATCCGCAAAATCCTGTGGCGCGTCGCCGGTTGTGTGACTGGTTTGGCAATGGTTGCCACCCATCCAGCCCAAGCTGCCGACGGCGGTATCGCCGGCGGCCCTACCGCAAGCTATAGCATTGCCTTCAGCAACTCCTACGCGGGCAGTGATTTCCGCAAGGTGATGGTGCGCAACTGGCAGGAGATAGCGACCCAGGCGCAAAAGGATGGCTTGATCCGGGAGGCTCCGGTGGTCAGCGCCAACAACTCGGCGTCGGAACAAGCGGCCCATATCCAGGAAATGATCGTCAACGGCGTCAACGCCATCGTCATCCTGGCCGCGTCCGATACGGCCCTCAACGGGGTGATCCGCGATGCTTGCAACGCCGGCATCGTGGTGGTCGTCATGGCCAGCCTGGTCACCGAACGCTGCGTCTATACGGTGGACTACAACTGGTCCGCCATGGGTCGCGTGGAAATGGACTATATCGCCGGGCGCCTCAAGGGCAACGGAACGCTGCTGGAGATTCGCGGCATTGCCGGCGATGCCACCGATAAAAACATCAGTGACGGTATTCGCAAGGCCGCTGGCGACTATCCAGGCCTGAAGTTCGCCAAGACTGTCTACGGGAACTGGACGGCTTCTGTCGCGCGCAAGGAGGTGGCGTTGGCGCTGCCGTCGTTGCCTAGCATTGATGCCGTCGCGACTCAGGGGGGCGACGGTTATGGCGCAGCCATGGCCTTCAAGGCGGCGGGACGCCCTTTGCCGATTATCGTGATGGGGAACCGTCAGGATGAACTCGCCCTGTGGAAACAGGAGCGCGATGCCAATGGCTACGAGACTGTCTCTGTCTCCGCTTCCCCGAGTGTCTCCCAGGTGGGTTTCTGGGTGGCCCAGCAGATTCTGGCGGGCAAGCAGGTGCCGAAGTTCGTCGAGGTACCGCTGGTACGCATTGATGCGAAAGACCTGGACACTTGGCTCGCCACCATGCCGGTGGGCGGTGCTGCCAATCCTCTCTATAGCCAGGCTTCCGTTGCGGCGATGATCGACGCGGGCATCAGCAATACGGCGGCCCCGACGCCTTCGCCGGAGGTGACGAAGCAGTAA